The proteins below are encoded in one region of Pseudomonas sp. SCB32:
- a CDS encoding DHA2 family efflux MFS transporter permease subunit, translating into MSQNSSFSPPSLVMATIGLSLATFMQVLDTTIANVALPTISGNLGVSSEQGTWVITSFAVSNAIALPLTGWLSRKVGEVRLFIAATVLFVIASFLCGVAQQMGMLVGFRALQGFVAGPLYPITQTLLISIYPPAKRGMALALLAMVTVVAPIAGPILGGWITDSYSWPWIFFINVPIGLFAAMVVYQQLRERPVVIKHAPMDYMGLAMLVLGVGALQIVLDKGNDLDWFESDFIIGGTVVAVIALAVFVIWELTDRHPIVNLRLFVHRNFTVGTLALVGGYAGFFGMGLLLPLWLQTQMGYTATWAGLAAAPIGVLPIFLSPIVGRYAQSFDLRVVASLAFLTMAATCFMRANFTTEVDYTHVALVQMFMGFGVAFFFMPILSILLSDLPPDQIADGSGLATFLRTLAGSFAASLTTWLWNRRATMHHAYLTENLSQYDPATRATVDQLGGPGQHSAALLERMVESQAYMISTIDYFTLLGWLFLAMLVVICLAKPPFGAKPGAATAGGH; encoded by the coding sequence ATGAGCCAGAACAGCAGCTTCTCCCCGCCCAGCCTGGTGATGGCTACCATCGGCCTGTCGCTGGCGACCTTCATGCAGGTGCTGGACACCACCATCGCCAACGTGGCGCTGCCGACCATTTCCGGCAACCTGGGTGTCAGCTCCGAGCAAGGCACCTGGGTGATCACCTCCTTCGCGGTGAGCAACGCCATCGCCCTGCCACTGACCGGCTGGCTCAGCCGGAAAGTCGGCGAGGTGCGGCTGTTCATCGCCGCAACGGTGTTGTTCGTGATCGCCTCCTTCCTCTGCGGCGTTGCGCAGCAGATGGGCATGCTGGTCGGCTTCCGCGCCCTGCAAGGCTTCGTCGCCGGACCGCTGTATCCGATCACCCAGACGCTGCTGATCTCCATCTATCCCCCCGCCAAGCGAGGGATGGCGTTGGCGCTGCTGGCCATGGTGACAGTGGTCGCCCCCATCGCCGGGCCAATCCTCGGCGGCTGGATCACCGACAGCTACAGCTGGCCGTGGATATTCTTCATCAACGTGCCCATCGGCCTGTTCGCCGCAATGGTGGTCTATCAGCAATTGCGCGAGCGCCCGGTAGTGATCAAGCACGCGCCGATGGACTATATGGGGCTGGCGATGCTGGTACTGGGGGTCGGCGCCCTGCAGATCGTGCTCGACAAGGGCAACGACCTGGACTGGTTCGAGTCCGACTTCATCATCGGCGGCACGGTGGTCGCGGTGATCGCCCTGGCGGTGTTCGTGATCTGGGAGCTGACTGACCGTCACCCGATCGTCAATCTGCGACTGTTCGTGCACCGCAACTTCACCGTCGGAACCCTGGCCCTGGTCGGCGGTTACGCTGGCTTCTTCGGCATGGGCCTGCTGCTGCCGCTGTGGCTGCAGACGCAGATGGGCTACACCGCCACCTGGGCGGGTCTGGCGGCCGCACCGATCGGCGTCCTGCCGATATTCCTCTCGCCGATTGTCGGACGCTACGCACAGAGTTTCGACCTGCGCGTGGTCGCCAGCCTGGCCTTCCTGACGATGGCCGCGACCTGCTTCATGCGAGCCAACTTCACCACCGAGGTCGATTACACCCACGTCGCCCTGGTGCAGATGTTCATGGGCTTCGGCGTGGCATTCTTCTTCATGCCGATCCTCAGCATCCTGCTCTCGGACCTGCCACCCGACCAGATCGCCGATGGTTCGGGCCTCGCAACCTTCCTGCGCACGCTCGCAGGCAGCTTCGCCGCGTCCCTGACCACCTGGCTGTGGAACCGCCGCGCAACCATGCACCACGCTTACCTGACCGAGAACCTCAGCCAGTACGACCCGGCCACCCGGGCGACCGTCGATCAGCTCGGCGGTCCTGGCCAACACAGCGCTGCGCTGCTGGAGCGCATGGTGGAAAGCCAGGCCTACATGATCTCCACCATCGACTACTTCACCCTGCTTGGCTGGCTGTTCCTCGCCATGCTGGTGGTCATCTGCCTGGCCAAGCCCCCGTTCGGCGCCAAACCCGGCGCAGCCACTGCGGGCGGGCACTGA
- a CDS encoding ABC transporter permease, which translates to MFGMLNSLWDYRGFILSSIRNEFVARFARSRLGGLWMIIHPLAQVAIYALVLSNVLQAKLPGIDHSYAYALYLMAGMAAWNLFADIIGRFLTLFIEQGNLMKKIRFPRITLPAVVLGSALLNNLLLILSLLVVFALMGQKITLEVLWLLPLILVTAALASGIGLVLGVLNVFVRDIGQVIPIILQVWFWLTPIIYPVAVIPEKFKGTMAINPMFPIVNAYQEILVYNKSPELLSVAWIAAISIALMAFGLFLFRRAAPEMVDVL; encoded by the coding sequence ATGTTTGGGATGTTGAATAGCCTCTGGGATTACAGGGGTTTCATACTTTCGTCAATCCGGAACGAATTCGTTGCTCGATTCGCAAGAAGCCGACTGGGCGGCCTCTGGATGATCATTCATCCTCTGGCCCAAGTGGCAATCTACGCGCTCGTACTTTCGAATGTACTCCAGGCAAAACTTCCAGGGATTGACCACAGTTACGCATACGCACTTTACCTGATGGCCGGCATGGCGGCCTGGAATTTGTTTGCCGACATTATCGGACGTTTCCTTACTCTGTTTATCGAGCAAGGAAACCTAATGAAAAAGATCCGATTCCCTCGCATTACGCTTCCCGCTGTAGTGCTCGGATCGGCACTTCTCAACAACTTACTTCTAATCCTATCCCTTCTGGTTGTATTTGCACTAATGGGCCAGAAGATCACCTTAGAAGTACTTTGGTTGCTCCCCCTGATACTGGTCACCGCTGCCCTGGCATCGGGAATCGGGCTGGTACTCGGCGTACTCAATGTGTTCGTTCGCGATATAGGCCAGGTCATTCCTATTATCTTGCAAGTCTGGTTCTGGCTGACCCCCATTATCTACCCTGTCGCGGTAATTCCAGAGAAATTCAAGGGCACCATGGCCATCAACCCCATGTTCCCAATCGTCAATGCCTATCAGGAAATCCTTGTCTATAACAAGTCTCCCGAACTCCTGAGCGTTGCCTGGATCGCCGCCATTTCTATTGCGCTCATGGCGTTCGGCCTATTTCTCTTCCGTCGCGCAGCACCTGAAATGGTGGACGTACTATGA
- a CDS encoding efflux transporter outer membrane subunit, producing MIPTRIARLPACVLGAILSLTGCVSSSGLLPSGQATAPASLKAGTTLDGTALSPAAWPSQHWWTSLGDPQLDSLIDEALRGTPDLDIASARARQAVAAAQVQDADRLPSVKGTASYAGIRAPESVLPPPTGGRYTAVKYLSLGFSYDLDLWGGKRAAWEAALGQANAAEVDRQAASITLSTNVARAYSNLAHAFVVRDLAHDELDRSQHLYQLSQKRMDAGLDSKVQLQQTQTQVASAKQQLAAAEQEIASDRIALAVLLGQGPDRGQSLQRPQVLKPGALALPSNLPAELLGRRPDIVAARWRVEASSKDIQSAKTEFYPNLNLGAMVGLAAMHTEDLLKAPSRFFQIAPAISLPIFDGGRLRANLAGRDADYDLAVAQYNKTLVNALGEVTDDLGRLRSLEQQIDDQREARDIAKSNFDLAMRRYGEGVGNYLDALSVQQQLLLAERQLANLDAQRIDLSVQLVQALGGGYQPDTTSTPAPLAQANAAAAH from the coding sequence ATGATCCCCACGCGCATTGCCCGCCTGCCGGCCTGCGTGCTCGGCGCCATACTGAGCCTCACCGGTTGCGTCAGCTCCTCGGGATTGCTGCCCAGCGGCCAGGCCACCGCCCCCGCCAGCCTGAAGGCAGGCACCACCCTCGACGGCACAGCCTTGTCCCCCGCCGCCTGGCCCAGCCAACACTGGTGGACCAGCCTGGGCGACCCGCAACTGGACAGCCTGATCGACGAAGCCCTGCGCGGCACACCGGACCTGGATATCGCCAGCGCCCGCGCTCGCCAGGCCGTCGCCGCCGCCCAGGTGCAGGACGCTGATCGCCTGCCCAGCGTGAAAGGCACCGCCAGCTACGCCGGCATCCGCGCTCCCGAAAGCGTCCTGCCGCCACCCACCGGCGGCCGCTACACGGCGGTCAAGTACCTGTCGCTGGGTTTCAGCTATGACCTGGACCTGTGGGGCGGCAAGCGCGCCGCCTGGGAAGCTGCCCTGGGCCAGGCCAACGCCGCCGAGGTCGACCGCCAGGCCGCATCGATCACCCTGTCGACCAACGTTGCCCGCGCCTACAGCAACCTGGCCCACGCCTTCGTCGTCCGCGATCTCGCCCATGACGAGCTGGATCGCTCGCAGCACCTCTACCAGCTCAGCCAGAAGCGCATGGACGCAGGCCTGGACAGCAAGGTCCAGTTGCAGCAGACGCAGACCCAGGTCGCCAGCGCGAAACAACAGCTGGCCGCCGCGGAGCAGGAAATCGCCAGCGACCGTATCGCCCTGGCCGTGCTGCTGGGCCAAGGCCCTGACCGCGGGCAGAGCTTGCAGCGTCCGCAGGTACTCAAGCCGGGCGCACTGGCATTGCCCTCGAACCTGCCTGCCGAACTGCTCGGACGCCGTCCAGACATCGTCGCCGCGCGCTGGCGCGTCGAGGCAAGCTCCAAGGATATCCAGTCGGCCAAGACCGAGTTCTACCCGAACCTCAACCTGGGGGCGATGGTGGGACTGGCCGCGATGCACACCGAGGACCTACTGAAGGCGCCGAGCCGCTTCTTCCAGATCGCCCCGGCGATTTCCCTGCCGATCTTCGACGGCGGCCGCCTGCGCGCGAACCTTGCCGGAAGGGACGCCGACTACGACCTGGCCGTCGCCCAGTACAACAAGACCCTGGTCAATGCCCTCGGCGAAGTCACTGACGACCTCGGCCGGCTCCGCTCGCTGGAGCAGCAGATCGATGACCAGCGCGAAGCTCGGGATATCGCCAAGTCCAACTTCGACCTGGCCATGCGCCGCTACGGCGAAGGCGTCGGCAACTACCTCGACGCCCTCAGCGTGCAGCAGCAACTGCTGCTGGCCGAACGCCAACTGGCCAATCTGGACGCCCAGCGCATCGACCTCTCGGTGCAGCTCGTCCAGGCCCTGGGCGGCGGCTACCAGCCCGACACCACCTCCACTCCCGCCCCGCTCGCCCAGGCGAACGCGGCCGCCGCGCATTGA
- a CDS encoding ABC transporter ATP-binding protein produces the protein MNSLEVHDIGKAFVGYRSEWQRFARWLYLPSKPSTEHWIIRNISFSIGRGEAVGILGKNGAGKSTLLKMISGTLQPSEGSIQINGRISAILELGMGFNPDLTGRKNVYHAAGLMGFSTEETDKLIPDIEAFADIGEYFDEPVRTYSSGMQVRLAFGVATAARPEILIIDEALAVGDAAFQRKCFQRIEKFMAEGTTLLFVSHDIETVKKMCNRAIFIKEGRLESIGPAKQVCDEYERHLFSGKSPANRPSKSTGESLAHNEPLFDPALTTGCEMIYGSGDADIVACWLEDSLGRRVNIIESGATFSWCYRVHFHSDVTHPIFSMMLKTREGIAIFGTDSTTLGEPLPSPRAGEVRDIKFTLTSPLAPGVYYFNCGIRLDTSGEAEFLCRRIDAALLRVTSTDQTTTAIGIVEMQASLKDISVSNA, from the coding sequence ATGAACTCGCTAGAAGTACATGACATCGGCAAGGCATTTGTCGGATACAGATCCGAATGGCAACGCTTTGCCAGATGGCTCTACCTCCCTAGCAAGCCAAGTACTGAGCACTGGATCATCCGCAATATAAGCTTCTCCATCGGGCGCGGGGAAGCCGTTGGCATTCTGGGCAAGAACGGCGCAGGAAAATCAACGCTATTGAAAATGATCTCTGGAACCTTGCAGCCCTCCGAGGGGAGCATCCAGATAAATGGGCGAATCTCAGCGATCCTGGAGCTGGGAATGGGCTTCAATCCCGATCTGACAGGCAGAAAGAACGTTTATCACGCCGCAGGCCTGATGGGATTCTCGACCGAAGAAACTGACAAGCTCATACCAGATATCGAAGCCTTTGCCGATATTGGCGAGTACTTCGACGAGCCGGTGCGCACGTACTCCAGTGGCATGCAGGTTCGCCTGGCTTTCGGGGTAGCAACCGCCGCCAGACCGGAAATTCTCATCATTGACGAAGCCCTCGCCGTAGGCGATGCCGCCTTTCAGCGCAAATGCTTCCAACGAATAGAGAAGTTCATGGCAGAAGGAACGACTCTGCTCTTCGTAAGCCACGACATAGAAACTGTAAAGAAAATGTGCAACAGGGCGATCTTCATCAAAGAGGGTCGCTTGGAAAGTATTGGTCCGGCAAAGCAGGTTTGCGATGAGTACGAGCGCCATCTGTTTAGTGGAAAGTCGCCCGCAAATCGTCCGTCCAAGAGCACCGGTGAGTCTCTGGCGCATAATGAGCCGCTTTTTGATCCAGCCCTGACTACTGGCTGCGAAATGATCTACGGCAGTGGCGATGCAGACATAGTCGCCTGCTGGCTAGAGGATAGCCTGGGCAGACGAGTCAACATCATCGAGTCTGGCGCCACCTTCAGCTGGTGCTATCGCGTTCACTTCCATAGCGACGTCACGCACCCCATATTCTCCATGATGCTGAAGACTCGTGAAGGCATCGCAATTTTCGGAACTGACAGTACCACACTGGGAGAACCACTTCCCAGCCCGCGGGCAGGAGAGGTGCGCGACATCAAATTCACGCTCACATCACCACTGGCTCCCGGCGTTTACTACTTCAATTGCGGAATTCGACTCGATACATCCGGCGAGGCGGAGTTCCTGTGCCGACGGATCGATGCTGCACTTTTACGTGTAACTTCGACCGATCAGACCACTACAGCCATCGGCATTGTAGAGATGCAGGCCTCTCTTAAAGATATCTCGGTGAGCAACGCATGA
- a CDS encoding efflux RND transporter periplasmic adaptor subunit translates to MSTPTQETQNGNSKRKRWLLILLAVVVLAGLASVAWQILYGRWHEDTDDAYVNGNIVQITPQITGTVVSIGADDGDLVQKGQVLVKFDPSDADIALQQAEANLARTVRQVRGLFSNVDGYKADVAAKKVALTKAEADFKRRQNLANDGAISQEELAHARDALDTARSSLTSAEQQLDTNRALVDDTVISSHPDVKAAAAKLRQAYLDDARAVIVAPVTGYVAKRTVQVGQRVQPGNALMAVIPLDQVWIDANFKETQLKHMRIGQPVEIRSDLYGNEVKYSGTVDSLGVGTGSAFSLLPAQNATGNWIKIVQRVPVRIRISPEELAKHPLRIGLSMDVNVNLHDQSGPALAQQPPREALFSTDVYQQQLASADHLIEQLIHANLADSNHSTAQR, encoded by the coding sequence ATGAGCACCCCTACGCAAGAAACCCAGAACGGCAACTCCAAGCGCAAGCGCTGGCTGTTGATCCTGCTCGCCGTCGTCGTGCTGGCCGGCCTCGCCAGCGTGGCCTGGCAGATTCTCTATGGCCGCTGGCACGAGGACACCGACGACGCCTACGTGAACGGCAACATCGTGCAGATCACCCCGCAGATCACCGGGACTGTGGTCAGCATCGGCGCCGATGACGGCGACCTGGTGCAGAAGGGCCAGGTGTTGGTGAAGTTCGACCCGAGCGATGCCGACATCGCCCTGCAGCAAGCCGAAGCCAACCTCGCACGCACCGTGCGCCAGGTTCGCGGCCTGTTCAGCAACGTCGACGGCTACAAGGCTGACGTGGCGGCGAAGAAAGTCGCCCTGACCAAGGCCGAGGCGGACTTCAAGCGCCGGCAGAATCTTGCAAACGACGGCGCCATCTCCCAGGAAGAACTGGCCCACGCCCGCGACGCCCTGGACACCGCGCGCAGCTCGCTGACCAGTGCCGAACAGCAACTGGACACCAACCGCGCCCTGGTCGACGACACCGTCATTTCCTCCCATCCGGACGTCAAGGCAGCCGCCGCCAAGCTGCGCCAGGCCTACCTGGACGACGCCCGCGCGGTGATCGTCGCCCCCGTTACCGGCTACGTCGCCAAGCGCACCGTGCAGGTCGGCCAGCGCGTGCAACCGGGCAATGCCTTGATGGCGGTGATCCCGCTGGATCAGGTATGGATCGACGCCAACTTCAAGGAGACCCAGCTCAAGCACATGCGCATCGGCCAGCCGGTCGAGATCCGTTCCGACCTCTACGGTAACGAAGTGAAGTACTCCGGCACCGTCGACAGCCTCGGCGTCGGCACCGGCAGCGCCTTCTCCCTGCTGCCGGCGCAGAACGCCACCGGCAACTGGATCAAGATCGTCCAGCGCGTGCCCGTGCGTATCCGCATCAGCCCGGAAGAACTGGCCAAGCACCCGCTGCGCATCGGCCTGTCGATGGACGTCAACGTCAACCTGCACGACCAGAGCGGTCCCGCCCTGGCCCAGCAACCGCCGCGCGAAGCGCTGTTCTCCACCGACGTCTACCAGCAGCAGCTGGCCTCTGCCGACCATCTGATCGAACAGCTGATCCACGCCAACCTGGCCGACTCCAACCACAGCACCGCCCAGCGCTGA
- a CDS encoding mannose-1-phosphate guanylyltransferase/mannose-6-phosphate isomerase, translated as MMLIPVIICGGAGSRLWPVSREAHPKPFMPLPDGQNLLQKTLLRALALDGVSEVMTVTNRELFFKTEDEYRAFKPQAHCLSYVLEPFGRNTAAAVLSAALQLDQTHGPDALMLVLPADHLIQHSDAFAEAVANAARLAAAGWLVTFGVQPEFPETGFGYIESDSQALEGGLKVKRFVEKPSLEKAQEYLAAGNYFWNSGMFCFRVGTLVEEMKIHAPDVHEAVTRTIGQSRLTEAEAHRCLSLDADAFGQVPDISIDYALLERSGKVATVPCNLGWSDIGSWNALSELTAEDDEGNRFDGEVLSHGAHNNYVHSPERLAALVGVQNLIVVDTPDALLIAHKEHTQDVKQIVTQLKKSGHSAHLLHRTVHRPWGTYTTLEEGYRFKIKRIVVKPGASLSLQMHHHRSEHWIVVAGMAQVVNGESTMLLNSNESTFIPAGHKHRLENPGVIDLVLIEVQSGDYLGEDDIVRFQDNYGRAAC; from the coding sequence TTGATGCTGATCCCAGTGATCATTTGCGGCGGCGCAGGCAGCCGGCTGTGGCCGGTTTCGCGCGAGGCGCACCCCAAACCCTTCATGCCGCTTCCCGACGGGCAGAACCTTCTGCAGAAGACGTTGCTGCGAGCTCTCGCCCTGGATGGCGTATCGGAAGTGATGACCGTCACGAACCGCGAACTGTTCTTCAAGACCGAAGACGAATACCGCGCCTTCAAGCCGCAGGCCCATTGCCTGAGCTACGTGCTTGAGCCGTTTGGCCGCAATACCGCTGCCGCCGTGCTCTCGGCCGCCCTGCAACTGGACCAGACCCACGGTCCCGATGCCCTGATGCTGGTGCTGCCGGCCGACCACCTGATCCAGCACTCCGACGCTTTCGCCGAGGCCGTCGCCAATGCGGCCCGCCTTGCGGCTGCAGGCTGGCTGGTCACCTTCGGCGTCCAGCCAGAGTTCCCGGAAACAGGTTTCGGCTACATCGAATCCGACAGCCAGGCTCTGGAGGGTGGACTGAAGGTCAAGCGCTTCGTCGAGAAGCCTAGCCTGGAAAAAGCGCAGGAATACCTCGCCGCCGGAAACTACTTCTGGAACTCCGGCATGTTCTGCTTCCGAGTTGGAACGCTGGTCGAGGAGATGAAAATCCACGCGCCCGACGTTCATGAAGCCGTCACCCGGACCATCGGCCAATCGCGGCTCACCGAAGCAGAGGCTCACCGTTGCCTATCTCTGGATGCAGATGCATTCGGACAGGTGCCGGACATCTCCATCGACTATGCGCTGTTGGAGCGCTCCGGAAAGGTCGCCACCGTTCCCTGCAACCTTGGCTGGAGCGATATCGGCTCGTGGAACGCATTGAGCGAACTGACCGCCGAGGACGATGAGGGCAACCGCTTTGACGGCGAAGTACTCTCCCATGGCGCCCACAACAACTACGTGCACAGCCCTGAGCGTCTGGCGGCACTGGTGGGCGTGCAGAATCTGATCGTCGTCGACACCCCCGACGCCCTGCTGATCGCTCACAAAGAGCACACCCAGGATGTCAAGCAGATCGTCACTCAACTGAAGAAGAGCGGCCATAGTGCGCACCTGCTGCACCGCACCGTCCATCGCCCCTGGGGTACCTACACCACGCTGGAGGAAGGGTACCGCTTCAAGATCAAGCGCATCGTGGTCAAGCCCGGCGCATCGCTCTCCCTGCAGATGCACCACCATCGCAGCGAACACTGGATTGTCGTAGCCGGCATGGCGCAAGTCGTCAACGGCGAGAGCACCATGCTGCTTAACAGCAATGAATCGACCTTCATTCCGGCCGGCCACAAGCATCGCCTGGAAAATCCTGGCGTCATAGATCTGGTTCTGATTGAAGTTCAGAGCGGCGACTATCTGGGCGAAGACGATATCGTGCGATTCCAGGACAACTACGGCCGCGCTGCGTGCTGA